From Anopheles coluzzii chromosome 3, AcolN3, whole genome shotgun sequence, the proteins below share one genomic window:
- the LOC120956541 gene encoding uncharacterized protein LOC120956541, with product MLCITQSVVFVVALLLNRFSNGDRTFMAYMEIELNRKQTMMPNVRESLDDCHMRYYKHSPVESSYPVFQRPHQKMSDFPHLGRIGWTGIDGTVRWNCSGTLVWENFILTSARCTTDGNSMAPDVVRLGASGEMQEIKIAEAVRHPEYREGITQHDIALLRLQSKVELGSTVVPACLWNNEDLKFHAMTLAGWSGSDASDVVKAQVQPTLDGCDRMLSTDLCVESTELGSCLDGGSLQVPLNHNGKVTPFVVAIGAPSNVSCQKSTPYTKVSSYVQWIVSTIQASGEPAWEWKFKEAECALRYVHLRQYQKQVLIDQTDTFDVVTPARRRLEPRYTDAMVEIGYGAYSVSREDCYGLIIDEDTVLTLAQCTTNHGKRATFVMYMGNERNTVVKHYNHPGYREGQYYNNIGLLKVRTRFVFFRSFVPFCIWHENDLADSIVELTGHGRRDLNYFSLHNASVDVFEPQNFQLIARANVLPINKCSYPEEFSKNLSNGLTEEHLCFGNEAYLVPETCQQAAGGPIGGKKFKFNKQFRYAYALNSFGCDCGFGRAAVGVRLSSHIDWLQSVLLPDYRKDSGSVHFLHSELEENDTCRHVDGAEGLCVEATRCPKIRYDFSVNRRVVFCQTSTVVCCPYENMVNKTTASGRELDECAHRIKASSGSTNEAQFETGYIPEPYLVEVGWRGNGDAKAQWSCRGTLITSKAVLTSAKCLQQQSIAPSVIRLGLNEAAPVVNMEETILHPEFDVASGKNNIALIKMKDAIDQSTIAINPACLWKNQTHTPFEMIQPVINGTTDSYVYPTAMYNRDCEALEEGLSSNQLCVDVQPHDTKVSLGDFLFWSEVMDDGTRVQYLVGIMSHVTAGDRTVNVHSRISSYVGWIKSVL from the exons GCAATGGTGATCGTACGTTTATGGCGTACATGGAGATCGAATTGAACAGGAAGCAAACGATGATGCCCAATGTACGCGAATCGTTAGATG ATTGTCATATGCGATACTACAAACACAGTCCGGTGGAAAGTTCTTATCCCGTCTTTCAAAGGCCGCATCAAAAGATGAGTGATTTTCCTCATCTCGGCCGTATTGGTTGGACCGGTATCGATGGAACGGTCCGTTGGAACTGTAGTGGAACGCTGGTGTGGGAAAACTTCATACTAACATCAGCTCGTTGTACAACGGATGGCAA CTCCATGGCTCCAGATGTGGTGAGATTGGGTGCTTCTGGTGAGATGCAGGAGATAAAGATCGCGGAAGCTGTACGCCATCCTGAGTATAGAGAGGGAATTACGCAGCACGACATTGCACTGTTACGTTTGCAGTCAAAAGTGGA aTTGGGCTCTACAGTTGTTCCGGCTTGTCTTTGGAACAATGAAGACCTGAAGTTTCACGCTATGACCTTGGCAGGATGGAGTGGCTCAGATGCATCAGACGTTGTTAAAGCTCAAGTCCAACCCACACTCGATGGTTGTGATCGTATGCTAAGTACGGATCTGTGTGTTGAAAGTACTGAATTGGGTTCATGTTTG GACGGTGGCTCTCTTCAGGTACCATTAAATCACAATGGAAAGGTAACTCCATTTGTCGTTGCGATTGGTGCACCATCGAATGTATCGTGCCAAAAATCGACTCCCTACACAAAGGTATCGTCCTATGTTCAGTGGATTGTTTCTACAATTCAAGCTAGTGGCGAGCCAGCATGGG AGTGGAAATTTAAAGAAGCCGAATGTGCTCTGCGTTACGTCCATCTAAGGCAGTACCAGAAACAAGTGTTGATCGATCAGACGGACACCTTTGACGTGGTAACACCGGCCAGAAGGCGTTTGGAGCCACGATACACCGATGCGATGGTTGAGATTGGTTACGGAGCCTATTCAGTGAGCCGGGAAGACTGTTATGGGTTGATCATAGATGAGGATACCGTGCTAACGCTGGCCCAGTGCACCACAAACCATGG GAAGCGGGCCACGTTTGTAATGTACATGGGAAATGAGCGCAATACCGTGGTGAAACATTACAACCATCCTGGATACCGTGAGGGACAGTATTACAACAACATTGGACTGTTGAAGGTGAGAACCCGTTTCGTGTTCTTTAGATCTTTCGTCCCGTTTTGTATATGGCATGAGAATGATCTGGCAGACAGCATTGTTGAGCTGACCGGGCACGGAAGGCGTGATCTTAATTACTTTAGTCTACACAATGCATCGGTGGACGTGTTTG AACCACAAAATTTCCAGCTGATAGCGCGCGCCAATGTGCTCCCCATAAATAAATGTTCTTATCCGGAAGAGTTTTCAAAGAATCTATCGAACGGTTTGACCGAAGAGCATCTGTGCTTTGGCAATGAAGCCTATCTGGTGCCAGAAACATGTCAACAAGCAGCCGGTGGACCAATCGGAGGGAAGAAGTTCAAGTTCAACAAGCAGTTCCGCTATGCGTACGCACTGAACTCATTTGGGTGCGACTGTGGCTTTGGTCGCGCTGCAGTTGGTGTACGCTTGTCGAGCCACATTGACTGGTTGCAATCGGTCCTGCTTCCCGACTACAGGAAAGACAGTGGATCGGTTCACTTCCTACATTCGGAGTTGGAGGAGAATGATACTTGCCGGCATGTGGACGGTGCGGAAGGGCTGTGTGTGGAGGCTACCAGATGCCCCAAGATTCGATACGATTTCTCTGTCAACCGACGGGTGGTCTTTTGTCAGACGTCAACCGTTGTTTGCTGTCCGTATGAGAATATGGTGAACAAAACGACTGCCAGTGGTCGGGAGTTGGATGAATGTGCGCATCGCATCAAGGCGAGTAGTGGAAGCACGAATGAAGCGCAGTTTGAAACGGGTTATATTCCAGAACCATATCTTGTTGAAGTCGGTTGGCGTGGAAATGGAGATGCTAAAGCCCAGTGGAGCTGTAGAGGAACACTGATAACCTCGAAGGCTGTTCTGACTAGTGCCAAATGCTTACAGCAGCAATCAATTGCTCCTTCCGTCATTAGACTTGGCTTGAATGAGGCAGCTCCTGTAGTGAACATGGAAGAAACTATTTTACATCCTGAGTTTGATGTGGCCAGTGGCAAGAACAATATcgctttaattaaaatgaaagaTGCAATTGATCAATCGACAATAGCGATAAATCCGGCATGTCTTTGGAAGAATCAAACTCATACGCCGTTCGAAATGATTCAGCCTGTGATAA ATGGTACAACTGATTCGTATGTCTATCCTACAGCCATGTACAATAGAGACTGTGAGGCGCTGGAGGAAGGTCTTAGCTCCAACCAGCTGTGTGTTGATGTGCAGCCACACGATACGAAAGTATCCCTAGGAGATTTTCTATTTTGGTCGGAAGTGATGGATGATGGCACGCGGGTGCAGTATTTGGTGGGAATCATGAGTCACGTGACCGCGGGCGATCGCACGGTGAACGTTCACAGCCGTATATCGTCGTATGTGGGGTGGATCAAAAGTGTTCTATag